The Blautia pseudococcoides genome segment CCGCAGTCCGGCAGACCTCCTCTTCTTTCAGAGGTGTGTTGTATTCCAGAGGCGTGCCGGGGATTGGGTTCAGTATATTAACCGGGACAGACCGGATGTGCAGCTCTCTAAGTGTCAGGGCCATATCAATCCTGTCCTCCATAGTCTCCCCAAGTCCCATAATCCCCCCGCTGCACACGGTAAGTCCCGCTGCCTGTGCGTCCTGAATAGCCTGAATCTTATCCTCATATGTATGTGTGGTACAGATTTTTGGAAAAAAGCTGCGGGAAGTTTCCAGATTATTGTGATAGCGGACAACGCCGGCAGATTTCAGCATCCCAAACTGTTTTTCGGTGAGCAGTCCCATGGATGCGCACAGAGAAATACTGCACGTTTCTTGGATTTTCCGAAAGCTGTCACATACCTGTTCCACCTCTTTGTCACTGAGACGTTTTCCGGATGTGACAATTGAGAAGCGAAGGATACCATTTGCTGCATTTGCTTCTGCCGCCTGCAGGATTTCCCCGGGACTTAGGAGGGGATACACGGTTGTGTTGGCAGCGTAGTGAGCGGACTGGGCGCAGTATTTACAATCTTCGGGACATTTTCCGCTTTTGCCGTTGATAATAGAACACATATCAAAAGCATTTCCACAAAAGTGTCTGCGTATCTGGTCTGCGCCTTTACAAAGGGGAGAGAGTTCGGCAGAGGATAGGTGTATTGCCTCTTCTTTGGTAAGGGATTGGCCGTTTATGACTTTTTCTTTTAGTGTAGTGATCATTTTTATACCTCGTCTTTCGGGTTTTTGGTTTGAATTGTTTATAGGGGAGTGTATTGGTATAGGAAATAATATAAAATATTGGGCAGAGAATGTCAACTGTAAATCGATAATAAGTTTACAATAAGGGCGGTTTTTGAGAATGAAGCATTGGATGGGTGTTTATAAGATTGGGGTTGGGTAGTGGGGGGATGAAGGCGGACGGGCTGTTGGGGCAGTGCTGTTCTCCTTTGGCAGCCAGCTTGGTTCCCCTTCAACTAAGCGGTAACTTCGACTAAGACGCTCAGCAAAGGCTTCACGCCAAGTCTCCGTAACCGCTTATTTTCAGGCTCTCTACCGCAATGTCTGCCTAAGGAGAACAGCACCCTGCCCCAACAGCCCTGGTTTTCTCAAGCCGGTAGGGGATTTGTAGTGATATTCAGATACCTGTCCCCAATTAATTTTACATCCATACTTGACAAGTTAAACTGAAACAATTATAATTACAGTATAAACTGTAACCAAAATAACCACAGTATGTATAATCTGCTCACCATATTAGAATCCTATACAGCAGAGGAAAGGAAAATACATGAAGAAAAAGAAACAATGGCTTCTGACGGTCATAGCAGCAGGTATCATGGCAGCAGCGCTGTCTGCGTGCGGACAGGATAAGACCAGACAGGATACAAAGTCAGCCCAGGAGGATACAATGAAAACAGAGTATAAAAAGATCACAGCAGAAGAAGCGAAAGAGCGGATGGACAAAGACGATAAGATCATAATTTTGGATGTCCGTACAGAGGAGGAGTACCAGGAAGGACATATACCCGGAGCGGTCGTGATCCCAAATGAGACGATCAGCAGCGAACCGTTAAAAGAACTGCCGGATTTGGATCAGGAAATCCTGGTATACTGCAGGAGCGGCAACCGCAGCGCCCAGGCTGCTAAGAAACTGATAGAGGCAGGATACACCCGGGTATACGATTTCGGGGGGATCACTGACTGGCACTATGATACAGAAAAATAAAAAACAGTAATTTGATGTCCTCATAGCTGTCAGGTATTCATACAATGTAAAACCAGCGCACCATGGATTTCTTTCTCCACAGTGCGCTGGTTTTTATACATCCTTATTCAGTTTAATGAAATGATAACTTTCCAGTACCTGAAAGAATTTCGCCAGCCTCTCATAGAGAGGAGCGGCTTCCTCACCAAAATGCGCATCCACCTCTTTGCCCAGTTCAATAATATTTTTCTTACCATCAATCAAAGGCCAGACGAAACTTCCCAGCTTGTCCAGATGGACATGGGTGTATTTCGGGCGGTTAAAGCATTTTTGTGCTAACCGGTTGAAAAATCCGGTGTTTTCCACATCCAGGGTTACAACTCCCTTTTTGTCTGTTTTCCAGGTGAGAAGTGTATTTTTCTCAGGAATGAATTCCAGATAGTTCTTATCAATTACATTTTCTTTGTTTTTCATTATTTGTTCTCTTTACGTTTTCTCCAGAGAGAAAATTTAAGCAGACTAAGGATCACCAGTGCAAATACAACAAGGCTTCCGATATTGGATACTGCTGCCGGCAGATTGAGTTTGCTGGACAGGTCAATGGCTTTATCAATATGGAAGACTGCAAAGACAGCCAGAAGAATGCCCACCAGACCTTCCCCGGCGATCATACCGGAGCAGTAAAGCACACCGTCATTGACAATGGCATCTTTTTTCTTCTTATCTTTCATATTCATTTTGTCAAATGCCAGGCGAACAAGTCCGCCAACCATAATGCAGGCATTTAACTGGACTGGAAGATATACACCGATTGCGAATGGAAGTACCGGGATACCCACGATTTCCACTGCGACGGCCAGGAATACACCGATAAATACCAGTGTCCATGGCAGGTTGTTTTCCATAACACCTTCCACGATCATCTTCATCAGCATGGCCTGAGGTGCGCCCAGTTCTTCAGAACCAAATCCCCATGCAGCGTTCAGCAGGTATAAAACACCGCCGATTGCCAGAGCAGCAGCGAATACACCAATGAACTCACCAATCTGCTGTTTCTTAGGAGTGGAACCCAGAAGGTAACCGGTTTTCAAATCCTGTGAGGTATCGCCTGCAATGGCAGCCACGATACAGATGATGGAACCGATTGCGATAGCGCCCTGCATTCCGTGGATTCCGCTGTCGCCTGTTGCTTTCAGCAGGATAGTGGCGATCAGCAGCGTGGCAATTGCCATACCGGAAACAGGGTTGTTGCTGCTTCCTACCAGACCGACCATTCTGGAAGATACGGTAGCGAAGAAGAAACCGAAGATTACTACGATAATGGCACCCATGAAGGTTACCGGAATCGGAGGAGCCAGCCAGATAGCAATAGTGATCAGAAGCACACCGCCCAGAATGACAGCCATATTCAAATCCTGTCCTGTTCGGGTTGTATTGGTATTTGTATTGCCTTTCAGGCTCTTCATGGCATCACCGAATGTACGGATGATCAGGGGCAGGGATTTCACCAGGCTGATGATACCGCCCGCTGCCAATGCACCTGCACCGATATAACGGATGTAACTTCCCCAGATAGCACTTGCGCCGCCTTCTGCGAACATTTCACCGATGGGGGCAGTTCCCGGATACAGAGTAAGGTCAGCACCGAAAAGCACAACAGCCGGAATCAGAACCATCCAGCTTACCAGACCGCCGGCAAACATATAAGAAGAAATACGGGGACCACAGATATAACCCACACTCATAACAGCCGGATAAATCTGCGTTCCGATCTCACCTGCAAAGCCCTTTACTCTCAGGGATACTTCACTTGGAACTACTTTCAAACCGTCAATGACGAATTTGAAGACTGCCGCAAATCCCATACCGGCAAATACAGTGGACGCGTTTGCGCCGCCTTCTTCACCTGCCAGAAGGACTTCCGCACATGCAGTTCCCTCCGGATAAGGAAGAATGCCGTGTTCTTTTACGATCAGGGCATTTCTCAGCGGTACCATGAAAAGTACACCCAGAAGGCCGCCCAGCAGGGCGATCAAAGTGATTTCCAGAATACTCGGAGTTTCCATTTTGCCATCAGCAGCCCATAAGAACAGGGCAGGTAAAGTAAAGATGGCACCAGCAGCCAGAGACTCACCGGCGGAACCGATGGTCTGTACAATGTTGCTTTCCAGGATGGAATTCTTGCGCATGATAACGCGGATGACTCCCATGGCTAGAACGGCTGCGGGGATGGACGCGGAGATTGTCATACCTACACGAAGCCCCAGGTAAGCATTGGCAGCGCCGAAAACGACGGCCAAAATGATACCCATAACAATGGAGGTAATGGTTAATTCCGGCGTTACGCGCTCGGCCGGAATATAAGGCTTGAATTCTTTTTGTTCATTCATAGTCTTTCTCTCCCTTATATTTTATGCTCTCCTATTATATCGAAAAATATAAAAAACTGCAATAAAGAAAAGAGTTCTCAGAGTAAATACCAGTAAATTACGGATAAATATGACAAATAATGACACAATCCTGCAAATATAATGTATAAAAAACAATAGAAATTCATGATGAAATGCAGGAGAATAAAAAGGGTGGGCCGTTAAGGGCACTGAAAAAAATTGTGTGGGCCAAGTCAGGGGACACTGTGTGTAGGTCTGGATGGTGTATACTCAGATTATTAAATTATGATTTTGGTAAACAATATAATAGGTAGAAAGTACCGGCACCACAGACGGATGAATCTGCCGGGTTTGTCCCTTTAGACAGGAAGCACTATAAATGGCTTATTTTTTGCCAAAATTTTCGAGAAAACCTGTTGACATGCCCGGATAAGTGTAATATAATATCTCAATGTGACGTAGTGCGAAAATACCTAGCCAAAAGCCCCGGTATGGTATTTTTCATTATAAATTTATGAATTTGAATATTACTGTATATGCTGAAAATTAGGAGGTAAAACCATGAACACTTATATGGCTAATCCGGATAAGATTGAAAGAAAATGGTATGTAGTGGACGCTGAAGGCAAAACCTTAGGCCGCCTTGCATCTGAAGTAGCTAAAGTTTTAAGAGGAAAAAACAAACCAGTTTTCACTCCTCATGTTGATACAGGTGATTATGTAATCATCGTTAACGCTGAGAAAGTAAGCGTAACTGGTAAGAAATTAGACCAGAAGATTTATTATCATCACTCTGACTATGTTGGCGGAATGAAAGAGACCACATTGAGAGAAATGATGGCTAAAAAACCGGAAAAGGTTCTTGAACTCGCTGTTAAGGGAATGCTTCCGAAAGGACCTTTAGGAAGATCCATGATCAAAAAGCTGCACGTTTACGCAGGACCGGAACACAAGAATGCAGCTCAGAAGCCAGAAGTATTAACATTTTAATAGGAGGTAGAGAACATTGGCTAGTACAAAATTCTATGGAACAGGAAGAAGAAAATCATCTGTAGCTCGTGTTTACTTAGTACCGGGAACAGGTAAGATCACCATCAATAAAAGAGATATTGATGAATTTTTTGGATTAGAGACACTGAAAGTTGTTGTTCGTCAGCCGTTAGTGGCAACTGAGACAGCAGACAAATTTGACGTGTTAGTAAACGTTCATGGCGGTGGATTTACAGGACAGGCTGGTGCTATCCGCCACGGAATCTCCAGAGCATTACTGGAAGCAGACGCTGAGTATAGACCAGTATTAAAATCTGCTGGTTTCCTGACTCGTGACCCGAGAATGAAAGAGAGAAAGAAATACGGTCTCAAAGCAGCTCGTCGTGCACCGCAGTTCAGCAAACGATAATAAGAAGTATTATAAGAGACGTATTAGAACCCTTGAAAATGCAGTGTTTTCAAGGGTTTTTTTATATTTTGAATAATCATTAAGTAACCTAAAATGCTGCGGAATTATATGGGTAACTGACAAGTAACTAACTCGTAACTGACAAATAGAAAAGTTTTTGTTATGTCTTGTGGAAGACAGTACATGGCGGATTCAATAATGTTTATTAGGAAAAAGCAGATTGAATGGAGCTGTTGATTATGATATTATGGACACAAGGACAATCGCGTTACAGGGTGCGTTGACCTCATTCTAAAAGAATGGGGGTGATGCCTATGAAAAATCATTTTGATTTAAGGATTTGATGACCTTTGGTCTGTTCCTTTTGGCATTGCTTACTTTCGTTTTTACATTTTGTAAGTAGCTATACATAGCAAAAACCACCCTGATACTTGGTCGGTTCGGGTGGCTTTGCTATCTTCATAATCGGTCAACCACCTTGTGGGCGGTTGTTCTTTTTCTACTTAAAATATACCACTAAAAAGGTGGTTTGTAAAGGACTGATTTCAATGGATAATTTATTACCAGTATTGAAGAACATAGTGTCATATGCCCTACCCATTATTACATGCGTCACTGTAGTGATTGGTGGAGTATGGACATTATACAAATATTTCAAAGAAAAGAATAGAGATTTTCATTCAGAAATTCTTGCAAAGGTATATGAACCATTATTTACACAATTAGTTAAGATGGAATATAGCAGAAAATTATTGGAAAAATCTTTAGAGGTCAAAAGCAAAGGC includes the following:
- the bioB gene encoding biotin synthase BioB, which gives rise to MITTLKEKVINGQSLTKEEAIHLSSAELSPLCKGADQIRRHFCGNAFDMCSIINGKSGKCPEDCKYCAQSAHYAANTTVYPLLSPGEILQAAEANAANGILRFSIVTSGKRLSDKEVEQVCDSFRKIQETCSISLCASMGLLTEKQFGMLKSAGVVRYHNNLETSRSFFPKICTTHTYEDKIQAIQDAQAAGLTVCSGGIMGLGETMEDRIDMALTLRELHIRSVPVNILNPIPGTPLEYNTPLKEEEVCRTAAIFRFLLPDAILRMAGGRGLMDDQGRRVFQSGANGAITQNMLTTGGATVHEDKILAEELGFEIRLYE
- a CDS encoding rhodanese-like domain-containing protein; protein product: MKKKKQWLLTVIAAGIMAAALSACGQDKTRQDTKSAQEDTMKTEYKKITAEEAKERMDKDDKIIILDVRTEEEYQEGHIPGAVVIPNETISSEPLKELPDLDQEILVYCRSGNRSAQAAKKLIEAGYTRVYDFGGITDWHYDTEK
- a CDS encoding PqqD family protein; amino-acid sequence: MKNKENVIDKNYLEFIPEKNTLLTWKTDKKGVVTLDVENTGFFNRLAQKCFNRPKYTHVHLDKLGSFVWPLIDGKKNIIELGKEVDAHFGEEAAPLYERLAKFFQVLESYHFIKLNKDV
- a CDS encoding OPT family oligopeptide transporter produces the protein MNEQKEFKPYIPAERVTPELTITSIVMGIILAVVFGAANAYLGLRVGMTISASIPAAVLAMGVIRVIMRKNSILESNIVQTIGSAGESLAAGAIFTLPALFLWAADGKMETPSILEITLIALLGGLLGVLFMVPLRNALIVKEHGILPYPEGTACAEVLLAGEEGGANASTVFAGMGFAAVFKFVIDGLKVVPSEVSLRVKGFAGEIGTQIYPAVMSVGYICGPRISSYMFAGGLVSWMVLIPAVVLFGADLTLYPGTAPIGEMFAEGGASAIWGSYIRYIGAGALAAGGIISLVKSLPLIIRTFGDAMKSLKGNTNTNTTRTGQDLNMAVILGGVLLITIAIWLAPPIPVTFMGAIIVVIFGFFFATVSSRMVGLVGSSNNPVSGMAIATLLIATILLKATGDSGIHGMQGAIAIGSIICIVAAIAGDTSQDLKTGYLLGSTPKKQQIGEFIGVFAAALAIGGVLYLLNAAWGFGSEELGAPQAMLMKMIVEGVMENNLPWTLVFIGVFLAVAVEIVGIPVLPFAIGVYLPVQLNACIMVGGLVRLAFDKMNMKDKKKKDAIVNDGVLYCSGMIAGEGLVGILLAVFAVFHIDKAIDLSSKLNLPAAVSNIGSLVVFALVILSLLKFSLWRKRKENK
- the rplM gene encoding 50S ribosomal protein L13 codes for the protein MNTYMANPDKIERKWYVVDAEGKTLGRLASEVAKVLRGKNKPVFTPHVDTGDYVIIVNAEKVSVTGKKLDQKIYYHHSDYVGGMKETTLREMMAKKPEKVLELAVKGMLPKGPLGRSMIKKLHVYAGPEHKNAAQKPEVLTF
- the rpsI gene encoding 30S ribosomal protein S9, producing MASTKFYGTGRRKSSVARVYLVPGTGKITINKRDIDEFFGLETLKVVVRQPLVATETADKFDVLVNVHGGGFTGQAGAIRHGISRALLEADAEYRPVLKSAGFLTRDPRMKERKKYGLKAARRAPQFSKR